One Salisaeta longa DSM 21114 genomic window carries:
- a CDS encoding T9SS type A sorting domain-containing protein, translated as MSRQIIIPKIVLYLLGFAILFPIPSAFAQTSITEDIVTDTEWTQAGSPYIVESSISVDAGATLTVQSGVVVEIDFQEDIVVRGALVADDVTFEGNDTDLTADESGTLTITNSRFPSDSGNYVRVKLYSTSASTLNGNTFDGVRPLFERLGAPASTVSSNAFSNADAQFVYADDTGTTAEVTADATMRTYQGLPVKIVETVIVDAAATLTVQSGVVVQIDFLEDIVVRGALVADDVTFEGNDTDLTADESGTLTITNSRFSEMRLYFQGTSTGSVNNNDFLSSSSTYALENDGTNIIDAENNYWGSANGPTHPGNPGGNGLQVSDNVDYEPWLQSSPSAFAAPNGLTATSSDGQVDLSWTASTAADLDGYNVYRATSSFSDPANATKLNSTAIADPFFTDNSVTNGTTYFYGVTAVDADGNESGLSNEASATPSPGGISETLEIGAVTLYADAIENTSGSVYEATGNVSINEILQFSGTVTADTEALSIAGDGSIFVTEIPSLGNVVLYEGAFDFNLADEITTTLEGEALSATNSLLTAASLPVHVGEIELLSDGVRIGGEIVLPDVIGSVEVAVETLQITRSSGFDIAGTLSVEEVPFRNGIATLESLELTFDSAENRFSGAADLKTPALGLEAEAELLDGLLNTVAVEIEVSPPVPIANTGLGLSGGGGGIENIVEPPPTLFVSADITPMTGTIETVTLDDLTLAYTFGERLEGSGRVTVFDEDVGGAVVTVETQSLAFEGDASFTVRDNNILDGQISAGINQVSTGYDVSGGVSAQLQVPSLGDGFPFGWLESLPEVELPYTVAQTENYLLNAAITGEVEIASFGVAYGLAYVNPTIEADFARNMENLNEDLFPVPALKPSLAKQQENRFEGQSLILGGNQQLNAQARATADTIRQQFTLNTIQSGLIIRVDGSGEVPSFSVTLPNGRTVSASDASAEITFSEESGSGKAFATFGAPTTGMWSVNLPSGPEVAVDVIGANPAPSLDLDPPEVSGDNVSLSWTVQDNDPVTVDLFYDTDSGGQDGTLIAEDVSGTSYTWPTTGLTPGPYYIYARASDGINSPAIRYASTPVQVAPRNELTVPTDLDAAVRDTVLDISWSASPDAVTYTLFYEEGEEVNFTSPSLPVGDTTGITLDEIPSGRTYTLAVVARDDDGGYSALSLPQTVNYTRNSGNNPPKFVDPTPPETSREGESYSYTFAANDADNDPLSFSLLEAPDGMMISSSGVVSWTSVPGVHNVRVQVADNAGGLDSLSYILRVTNEKSSQAHLSFGASRYIGSDALGTVTLSDFEQNVSSTRVDSVDLTVQSVTDEVDLRLYETGANTATFAAAFSFSNSADHPTLSVQAFDTLRVEYADSFPVEVVEARALYERQLAPVAPEGIITDRGSQQVTLSWSENVEADLKGYFVYRAESPFSDASNAVRLNDEVISTPGYADTDVNSGITYYYRVAAVDDEGNESALSAQTSVFLYPETVEASITRTFGDASGPEDYRLVALPGSDEVPLASSLGEEAGTDWQAYWDDGSASDFLIRYDGSNVFTFTPGRGFWLTSPEDWATSVSAPSITLRGDTVAVIDLHDGWNIIANPTDKDVEWTRVEAMHPDATLQSPWTFDGTFAQADTLASATTGKAYYFLNDAGLDSLAIPYPGAPFMGEMAPPVQAQRVATATLALTATRPNGVATTALISLSSAAATGPDPLDLVGPPTKFSPVSLRFVQPKSEENGVPARERMLAREWRPVPEQGHTFDIRLSSKSDSPLTFRLNGLDSLRFDHASLIHPEAGRSHDIEGRAVEVTVSEGTTRLQLAVGTPAYVTRQQEKVRPKKLRLRAYPNPARSVATLEYTLPEARPVQLVVYDVLGREVVRLVDGQQTAGRHQVQPPVERLASGMYFVRLRAGDRLLTRKLVIVQ; from the coding sequence ATGTCACGTCAGATCATCATCCCGAAAATTGTTCTCTATCTTCTTGGATTTGCGATCCTCTTTCCCATACCGAGTGCCTTCGCGCAGACAAGCATCACGGAGGACATCGTCACCGATACAGAGTGGACACAGGCAGGAAGTCCCTACATTGTAGAGTCCAGCATATCCGTTGATGCAGGAGCCACGCTAACGGTGCAAAGCGGGGTAGTCGTGGAGATTGACTTCCAGGAAGACATCGTCGTCCGCGGCGCGCTGGTGGCCGACGACGTCACCTTCGAGGGGAACGACACCGACCTCACCGCAGACGAAAGCGGCACGCTCACGATCACCAACTCCCGGTTTCCGTCGGACTCTGGCAACTATGTGCGTGTGAAGCTCTACAGCACATCCGCCTCGACGCTCAACGGCAACACCTTCGATGGAGTCCGCCCGCTTTTCGAACGACTGGGGGCTCCAGCGTCAACAGTCAGCAGCAACGCCTTCTCCAACGCAGACGCCCAGTTTGTTTATGCCGACGACACCGGGACGACCGCAGAGGTAACGGCCGACGCCACGATGCGCACCTATCAGGGGCTGCCGGTCAAGATCGTCGAGACGGTAATCGTAGACGCAGCAGCGACGCTAACTGTGCAAAGCGGGGTGGTCGTGCAGATTGACTTCCTGGAAGACATCGTCGTCCGCGGCGCGCTGGTGGCCGACGACGTCACCTTCGAGGGGAACGACACCGACCTCACCGCAGACGAAAGCGGCACGCTCACGATCACCAACTCTCGGTTCTCCGAAATGCGACTGTACTTCCAAGGTACGTCTACAGGAAGTGTAAACAACAACGATTTCCTGTCGTCCAGTTCCACCTACGCCTTAGAGAACGACGGCACAAACATTATCGATGCCGAAAATAACTACTGGGGGAGCGCCAATGGACCCACCCATCCTGGCAACCCTGGCGGAAACGGACTGCAAGTTAGTGACAACGTTGACTACGAGCCGTGGCTGCAATCAAGCCCCAGCGCTTTTGCCGCCCCAAACGGTCTCACCGCTACGTCCAGCGACGGCCAAGTCGATCTCAGTTGGACGGCCAGCACCGCCGCCGACCTCGACGGCTACAACGTCTACCGCGCCACATCGTCGTTCAGTGATCCGGCGAATGCCACGAAGCTCAACAGTACAGCGATCGCAGACCCGTTTTTTACGGACAACAGCGTCACGAATGGAACGACCTATTTTTACGGCGTCACCGCGGTTGACGCCGATGGCAATGAGAGCGGACTCTCCAACGAGGCAAGCGCGACTCCATCACCGGGTGGCATCAGCGAAACTCTGGAGATCGGTGCGGTGACGCTCTACGCCGATGCCATCGAAAACACGTCCGGCTCGGTTTATGAGGCGACGGGAAACGTAAGCATCAACGAAATTCTTCAATTTTCAGGCACTGTTACGGCCGATACCGAGGCGCTCTCCATTGCAGGGGATGGGTCTATCTTTGTGACAGAAATCCCTTCCCTGGGCAATGTGGTATTGTATGAAGGAGCGTTCGATTTCAACTTGGCAGATGAGATTACAACGACTCTGGAGGGCGAGGCGCTCAGTGCGACCAACAGTCTGCTTACCGCTGCGAGTTTACCGGTGCATGTTGGAGAAATCGAACTGCTGAGCGATGGGGTTCGAATCGGAGGTGAGATCGTCCTTCCCGATGTCATTGGCAGTGTGGAGGTGGCCGTTGAAACGCTGCAAATTACCCGGAGTAGCGGCTTCGATATCGCGGGCACCCTCTCAGTTGAGGAGGTGCCGTTCCGAAACGGCATCGCGACCCTCGAAAGCCTCGAACTCACGTTCGATAGCGCTGAGAATCGGTTTTCGGGAGCAGCGGACCTGAAGACCCCTGCACTTGGCTTGGAGGCCGAAGCAGAACTGCTTGATGGACTGCTCAATACGGTTGCTGTAGAGATTGAGGTATCGCCGCCTGTCCCCATCGCAAATACAGGACTTGGCCTCTCTGGAGGAGGCGGAGGAATTGAGAACATCGTCGAGCCTCCCCCAACCTTGTTCGTCTCTGCAGACATCACCCCGATGACCGGAACCATCGAGACCGTAACGCTCGATGACCTCACGCTGGCCTACACCTTCGGCGAGCGCTTGGAAGGGAGTGGACGAGTGACTGTCTTTGATGAGGACGTGGGAGGCGCTGTGGTCACTGTTGAGACACAAAGCCTCGCCTTCGAGGGAGACGCGAGTTTCACAGTTCGAGATAACAACATTTTAGACGGCCAGATTAGCGCGGGAATCAATCAGGTATCCACAGGTTACGATGTTTCTGGAGGGGTGAGCGCCCAACTCCAGGTTCCGTCTTTGGGCGATGGCTTTCCATTTGGTTGGCTGGAGTCGCTTCCGGAGGTTGAACTCCCGTATACAGTTGCACAAACGGAGAATTATTTATTGAACGCTGCGATCACGGGTGAGGTGGAAATCGCTTCCTTTGGGGTAGCGTATGGCTTGGCCTATGTCAACCCCACCATCGAGGCGGATTTTGCCCGCAACATGGAGAACCTCAATGAGGATCTCTTTCCTGTTCCCGCACTTAAGCCGTCGTTGGCGAAACAACAAGAGAATCGGTTTGAAGGACAGAGCCTCATTCTGGGTGGGAACCAGCAACTCAACGCACAGGCTCGGGCGACTGCAGATACAATCCGGCAGCAATTTACCCTCAACACTATCCAGTCTGGACTGATCATTCGTGTTGACGGCTCAGGGGAAGTACCGTCATTTTCCGTAACGCTTCCGAACGGTCGCACCGTGAGCGCGAGTGATGCATCCGCTGAGATCACCTTCAGTGAAGAAAGTGGCAGTGGAAAAGCATTCGCTACATTTGGTGCCCCCACCACTGGTATGTGGTCGGTAAACCTGCCCTCTGGCCCGGAAGTCGCTGTAGACGTGATCGGCGCGAATCCTGCGCCATCGTTGGACCTGGACCCACCTGAAGTATCAGGAGACAACGTGTCGCTGTCGTGGACCGTACAGGACAATGATCCGGTCACCGTTGATCTTTTTTATGATACAGACTCCGGTGGCCAAGATGGTACGCTCATCGCCGAAGATGTGTCAGGTACCAGTTACACTTGGCCGACAACCGGACTCACTCCGGGTCCCTATTACATCTATGCACGCGCCTCGGATGGAATCAATTCACCGGCGATCCGCTATGCTTCCACGCCGGTGCAGGTGGCTCCAAGAAACGAATTGACAGTGCCGACCGATCTCGATGCGGCCGTGCGAGATACGGTACTGGACATTTCGTGGTCTGCGAGTCCAGATGCAGTAACATACACGCTCTTTTACGAGGAGGGCGAAGAGGTCAACTTTACGTCACCATCACTTCCTGTTGGAGACACCACTGGCATCACCTTGGACGAAATTCCCTCTGGGCGCACCTATACGCTGGCCGTTGTTGCACGTGACGACGATGGCGGCTACAGTGCACTTTCTCTTCCGCAAACGGTGAACTACACCCGGAATAGTGGAAACAATCCGCCGAAATTTGTGGATCCGACACCGCCAGAGACAAGTCGCGAGGGCGAATCATACAGCTATACATTTGCGGCGAACGATGCCGACAACGATCCACTGTCGTTTTCTCTACTCGAGGCACCTGACGGCATGATGATAAGTTCAAGCGGCGTGGTTTCCTGGACGTCGGTCCCAGGTGTTCACAATGTGCGTGTTCAGGTTGCTGACAATGCTGGAGGTCTCGACTCACTATCCTACATTCTACGCGTAACCAACGAAAAGAGCTCTCAAGCTCACCTTTCATTTGGCGCGTCCCGGTATATAGGCTCCGATGCGCTTGGCACGGTTACATTATCTGACTTTGAACAGAATGTATCCAGTACGCGTGTTGACTCAGTGGACTTGACAGTACAATCCGTAACCGACGAGGTCGATCTCCGTCTTTATGAAACGGGTGCCAACACAGCCACCTTTGCTGCTGCATTTTCGTTTTCCAACTCCGCCGATCACCCTACACTGAGTGTCCAGGCTTTTGACACTCTTCGTGTTGAGTACGCTGATTCTTTCCCGGTTGAGGTGGTCGAGGCCCGCGCACTGTATGAGAGGCAACTTGCACCTGTCGCACCTGAAGGAATCATAACTGATCGTGGCTCACAGCAGGTCACATTGTCTTGGTCGGAGAATGTTGAGGCGGACTTGAAGGGCTATTTCGTGTACCGTGCTGAGTCTCCGTTCAGTGACGCATCAAATGCCGTCCGGCTCAACGATGAAGTGATTAGCACCCCGGGCTACGCGGATACTGATGTGAATAGTGGTATAACATATTACTATCGTGTTGCTGCCGTGGACGACGAAGGCAACGAGAGTGCATTGTCTGCCCAAACGTCTGTCTTCCTTTACCCTGAAACCGTTGAGGCGTCAATCACACGCACATTTGGGGATGCCAGCGGTCCGGAAGACTACCGCCTCGTGGCGCTTCCTGGTAGCGATGAAGTGCCCCTGGCCTCAAGCCTTGGAGAAGAGGCCGGAACCGACTGGCAAGCGTATTGGGATGATGGCTCCGCGAGCGATTTCCTTATCCGCTATGACGGATCCAACGTATTCACCTTCACGCCCGGCCGCGGCTTCTGGCTCACCAGTCCAGAGGACTGGGCGACCAGCGTTTCTGCACCGTCAATTACGCTGCGTGGCGATACCGTTGCGGTGATCGACCTGCACGACGGATGGAACATCATTGCCAACCCGACAGACAAAGATGTCGAGTGGACGCGTGTGGAGGCGATGCATCCCGACGCGACGCTCCAGTCTCCCTGGACCTTCGACGGTACCTTTGCACAGGCCGATACGCTCGCCTCTGCAACCACAGGAAAAGCGTATTATTTCCTTAATGACGCGGGCCTCGATTCATTGGCAATTCCGTACCCCGGCGCTCCGTTCATGGGCGAGATGGCTCCACCGGTGCAAGCTCAACGCGTGGCAACCGCAACATTGGCGCTGACGGCGACACGGCCCAATGGAGTAGCCACGACAGCGCTTATCAGCCTCAGCAGCGCTGCGGCTACAGGACCTGATCCTTTAGACCTGGTGGGACCTCCAACGAAGTTCTCGCCGGTCAGCCTGCGCTTCGTGCAACCGAAATCTGAGGAAAACGGCGTACCAGCGCGGGAACGCATGCTCGCACGGGAGTGGCGGCCGGTTCCGGAGCAGGGCCACACGTTCGACATCCGCCTCTCGTCTAAAAGTGATTCACCCCTGACTTTTCGGCTGAATGGCCTTGATTCGCTTCGTTTCGATCATGCTTCCCTAATTCATCCTGAAGCCGGTCGGTCGCATGATATTGAAGGGCGTGCGGTTGAGGTGACAGTTTCGGAAGGGACGACGCGACTGCAACTGGCGGTAGGCACGCCCGCGTACGTTACGCGCCAGCAAGAGAAGGTGCGTCCGAAGAAACTGCGCCTTCGGGCCTATCCCAACCCCGCGCGCTCGGTGGCAACGCTTGAGTACACGCTCCCCGAGGCCCGTCCGGTGCAGCTCGTCGTGTACGACGTACTCGGACGAGAGGTCGTGCGCCTGGTTGATGGCCAGCAGACCGCGGGCCGCCACCAGGTTCAACCGCCTGTAGAGCGCCTTGCGAGCGGCATGTACTTCGTCCGGCTGCGCGCGGGCGACCGCCTGCTGACGCGGAAGCTGGTCATCGTTCAGTAA
- a CDS encoding fibronectin type III domain-containing protein: MPMLLSPSRIFHIAQKAGIALLLTVALVGCDSGGGNDTTDPGSGTDDPGPVIPDAPSNLTATSGDAQVTLDWPSVSQAERYTVYRATTSDPSAPGETVETGLTSTEYTDTGVSNGVTYYYQVTAVADEESELSDEAEVTPFSPPPSRP, translated from the coding sequence ATGCCCATGTTGCTGTCTCCATCCCGTATATTCCATATTGCTCAAAAAGCCGGCATCGCACTGCTGCTAACGGTCGCGCTTGTCGGATGCGATTCGGGCGGCGGAAATGACACAACCGATCCCGGCTCTGGCACCGACGACCCCGGGCCCGTCATTCCCGATGCGCCGTCTAACCTCACCGCAACCTCCGGCGATGCCCAGGTGACGCTCGACTGGCCGTCCGTGTCACAAGCGGAGCGTTACACCGTGTACCGCGCGACCACTTCCGATCCGTCGGCCCCAGGAGAAACGGTTGAGACGGGACTGACGAGCACCGAATATACCGATACCGGGGTGTCCAACGGCGTAACGTACTATTACCAGGTGACGGCCGTCGCTGATGAGGAGAGCGAACTGTCAGACGAGGCCGAAGTGACGCCCTTCTCCCCGCCGCCGTCCCGCCCGTAG
- a CDS encoding DUF6686 family protein has product MPHAPDDTSVLFQTEHGTVLRCACCNRIEVVFGNIALAEEPPLFARFHRLVAGLDLDALCADHPDVSHPVVLSADGDKLAFRFTCDEARALRELLDGAAAMLELEGLLQETLHPDAPASDA; this is encoded by the coding sequence ATGCCCCACGCCCCCGACGACACGTCTGTTTTGTTTCAAACCGAACACGGTACGGTGCTGCGGTGCGCCTGCTGCAACCGCATCGAGGTTGTGTTTGGCAACATTGCCCTGGCCGAGGAGCCGCCGCTGTTTGCCCGGTTTCATCGCCTTGTGGCGGGCCTCGACCTCGACGCCCTCTGTGCAGACCACCCGGATGTCTCGCATCCGGTCGTCCTCTCGGCGGATGGCGACAAGCTTGCGTTCCGCTTTACGTGCGACGAAGCCCGCGCCCTCCGCGAACTCCTCGATGGGGCAGCCGCCATGCTGGAGCTGGAGGGCTTGCTGCAGGAGACGCTTCACCCCGATGCGCCCGCGTCCGATGCCTAA
- a CDS encoding DUF4112 domain-containing protein yields the protein MTATATRSSDTAAVIERLDTFATWTDEVFRIPFTPVRFGLESLLSLIPVAGDYAGLLVSSYVPIEAIRQGAPWRLVAQMIARSVLDALVGLIPVLGDAFDVWYKANRRNADALIDWLEQHA from the coding sequence ATGACTGCCACTGCCACACGGTCTTCCGATACCGCGGCTGTTATCGAGCGACTGGATACTTTTGCGACGTGGACCGACGAGGTCTTCCGCATTCCGTTTACGCCGGTGCGCTTCGGGCTCGAATCGCTTCTCAGCCTCATTCCGGTAGCGGGCGACTACGCCGGGTTGCTGGTATCATCGTACGTACCTATCGAGGCGATCCGGCAAGGTGCGCCGTGGCGACTTGTTGCCCAAATGATTGCGCGGAGCGTGCTCGATGCGCTCGTCGGTCTCATCCCGGTGCTGGGCGACGCCTTCGATGTGTGGTACAAGGCGAACCGCCGCAACGCCGATGCCCTCATCGACTGGTTGGAGCAGCACGCATAG
- a CDS encoding TonB-dependent receptor, producing the protein MHRLFRSNRSALPLLLAFLMSFGLWAAPAAAQTTGRIAGVVVDASTGDPLRGVNIGLRGTTLGTATNRDGRFVIADVPPETYVLAASFIGYETIERTIVVPSGETTRVRLAFAPTDIELQGVEVIGRRAQSYTTDYSFVATKSATPLPLVPQSVSVVTKEVLEDQQIYRLNDVFKNVAGVTTFSGYNDYTSRGFRNQDARLINGLKAGFSFWTNPILPHIERVEIIKGPASALFANTNPGGTINMVTKKPLAAPRQAIDFTLGSYDTYRATADFTGPLTDDRTVLYRLNVGYENADSFRRLQFNESLLIAPSVSFLPTEDTRVNVDFVYSTVSTRLDRGQPIFNETENLTSTPISFSLSQPGDFMDNTNFHVTASLSHEFTDWLAFNSSYMKFRYDHDLEEHRTSNVFLPNDPTTLQLAFIKRKQTRTVDNVTNYFTIDGETGALAHQGLLGFDFLQQDDNRTQWGARGAEFFILPDGTRTPGGNVGNFSLTNPTYTIEGRNPSTYVANWFSQPWLIDPVRRRTYGLYAQDQIQWNDLRVLLSMRHEWYYDILPQGDGTTRTVEQTSWLPRVGVVYSVLDGLNIYGTYTEGFQPQAASVIINPQVGGPFDPEESLLYEGGAKATLFGGRLSATTAIYQITKQNVLVSANDPGNPERLVQRGEERSRGIEFEVAGSPVEGLQLTANYAYNNAVITEAAQPANEGDVKENAPHHMGGFWATYTLDGGPLEGLGAGAGAHFVTERNTFEESLQLPGYTVANASVFYTVNNFKITATINNVFDKTYWVGGYNFGRLYPGAPRTMLLKVGYTF; encoded by the coding sequence ATGCATCGCTTGTTTCGCTCCAACCGTTCGGCTCTGCCGCTTCTCTTGGCCTTCCTGATGTCGTTTGGCCTGTGGGCCGCGCCGGCAGCGGCTCAAACCACCGGCCGCATCGCAGGTGTTGTCGTCGACGCTTCCACCGGCGATCCGCTGCGTGGGGTCAACATTGGCTTGCGCGGCACAACGCTGGGGACGGCCACCAACCGCGACGGCCGCTTTGTCATTGCGGATGTGCCGCCGGAGACGTACGTGCTTGCGGCGTCCTTCATCGGCTACGAAACGATTGAGCGCACCATCGTCGTGCCGTCGGGCGAGACCACGCGGGTGCGCCTCGCCTTTGCCCCCACCGACATTGAGCTGCAGGGGGTGGAGGTGATTGGCCGCCGCGCGCAAAGCTACACCACCGACTACAGCTTCGTCGCCACCAAATCGGCCACGCCGCTGCCGCTCGTGCCGCAGTCGGTGTCCGTCGTCACCAAAGAGGTGCTGGAAGACCAGCAGATCTACCGGCTCAACGACGTGTTCAAGAACGTGGCGGGCGTGACCACCTTCTCCGGCTACAACGATTACACGTCGCGCGGCTTCCGCAACCAGGATGCCCGGCTCATCAATGGACTCAAGGCGGGCTTTTCGTTCTGGACGAACCCGATCCTGCCGCACATTGAGCGGGTCGAGATCATCAAAGGGCCGGCGTCGGCGCTGTTTGCCAACACAAACCCCGGCGGCACGATCAACATGGTCACCAAAAAGCCACTCGCCGCACCGCGTCAGGCCATCGACTTTACGCTGGGCAGCTACGACACCTACCGCGCCACGGCCGACTTTACCGGCCCGCTCACGGACGACCGCACGGTGCTTTACCGCCTGAACGTGGGCTACGAAAATGCCGATTCGTTCCGGCGCCTGCAATTCAACGAGTCGCTGCTGATTGCCCCCTCCGTCTCGTTCCTGCCCACCGAGGACACGCGCGTGAACGTCGACTTCGTGTACAGCACGGTGAGCACGCGCCTCGATCGCGGGCAGCCCATCTTCAACGAAACGGAGAACCTGACCTCAACGCCCATCAGCTTCTCGCTGAGCCAGCCGGGCGACTTTATGGACAACACGAACTTTCACGTGACGGCCTCGCTGAGCCACGAATTTACCGACTGGCTCGCGTTTAACAGCTCGTATATGAAGTTCCGCTACGACCACGACCTGGAGGAGCACCGCACGAGCAACGTCTTCCTCCCCAACGACCCGACAACGCTGCAGCTGGCGTTCATCAAGCGGAAACAGACGCGCACCGTCGACAACGTGACCAACTACTTCACGATTGACGGAGAGACGGGCGCGCTGGCGCATCAGGGCCTCCTTGGGTTCGACTTCCTGCAACAGGACGATAACCGCACGCAGTGGGGCGCGCGCGGCGCGGAGTTCTTCATCCTGCCCGATGGCACGCGGACGCCGGGCGGCAATGTGGGCAACTTCAGCCTTACCAACCCGACGTACACCATCGAAGGCCGCAACCCGTCGACGTACGTGGCGAACTGGTTCTCGCAGCCGTGGCTCATTGATCCGGTGCGGCGGCGCACATACGGCCTGTACGCGCAAGACCAGATCCAGTGGAACGACCTGCGCGTGCTGCTGTCGATGCGCCACGAGTGGTACTACGACATCCTGCCGCAGGGCGATGGCACGACGCGCACGGTCGAGCAGACGTCGTGGTTGCCGCGTGTGGGCGTCGTGTACAGCGTCCTCGACGGGCTCAACATCTACGGCACGTACACCGAGGGCTTCCAGCCGCAGGCCGCCAGCGTGATCATCAACCCGCAGGTGGGCGGGCCTTTCGATCCAGAGGAAAGCCTGCTCTACGAAGGCGGCGCGAAGGCTACGCTGTTTGGCGGACGCCTCTCGGCCACGACGGCGATCTACCAGATCACGAAGCAGAACGTGCTGGTGAGCGCCAACGACCCGGGTAACCCCGAGCGGCTCGTGCAGCGCGGCGAGGAGCGCTCGCGCGGTATCGAGTTCGAAGTGGCCGGCTCGCCCGTTGAGGGGCTGCAACTGACGGCCAACTATGCCTACAACAATGCCGTGATAACGGAAGCCGCGCAGCCCGCGAACGAGGGCGACGTGAAGGAAAACGCCCCGCACCACATGGGCGGCTTCTGGGCGACGTACACGCTGGATGGCGGCCCGCTGGAGGGCCTGGGCGCGGGCGCCGGCGCGCACTTCGTCACCGAGCGCAACACGTTCGAAGAAAGCCTGCAGCTGCCGGGCTACACCGTGGCCAATGCCTCGGTGTTCTACACGGTGAACAATTTCAAAATCACGGCCACCATCAACAACGTGTTCGACAAAACCTACTGGGTGGGCGGCTACAACTTCGGTCGCCTCTACCCCGGCGCGCCGCGGACGATGCTGCTAAAGGTGGGCTATACGTTTTGA